GCTCTTCACCGGATATTGTCGGGCAACGGTGACCCCTTCGCTCAGTTGCCCAGCGCGGAAATGCAGCTGCGTTCTGCAACAGGGTCGGAGGTTTGGGCAGATGTTGCGACCCACGTTCTGGAAGACACCCACGGTACTGCGGTCGCATTTGTGATCTTCTTCAGGGATATCGCGAGACTTCGGAAACTGGAACATCTGCTCGAGGCCGCTTCTCAGAGCGACGCACTGACAGGGCTCTATAATCGCAACGCGTTTGAAGACACGCTCAGGCGCGAGTGGGCTCTTGCGCTTCGGGAAAAGACCCACACCAGCCTGATAAGGGTGACGTTGGACCGTTTCGACGCCTTCGTTGACTACGCCGGAACCCAGGCTGCGGACGACTGTCTCGTCAAGGTGGCGCGGACCCTCAGGGAAACCGCGCGCAGGCCCGCGGATATTGCCGCCCGCACCGCCACGAGCGAATTTTCGCTTTTGCTCCCGCGAACCCATGGGATGGGAGCGGAAACGATCAGCGCCTATATCCAGGTTGCAATCGAAGATCTGGCGATCCCGAACCCGGCCAATGCCGGCGCTGGCGGCGTGGTGACCGCATCCGTGGGGGCGGTCTGCACCGTCGCGGAACAGAACGGCATTTCCGAAAGCCATGAGTTCATTTTGTCAGCGGCTGAAAATTGTGTATTCGAGGCAAGGCAGGAAGGCGGCAACAGGGTCAAGACACTCATGAAGACGCTAACCCGTTGATTTCGGGGAGTTCATGTTTCTTGAGCTTTTTGCGCAGCCTCCTATCTAATTGCGAAACGTAGGAAAACCGGGAAGTCCATTATGAGCGACGACATCACCAGAACGGAAGAAACAGCGCCCAAGGTGAGAAAAACGACCGCCGAATGGATGAACCAGCTGACGGCAGAGCAATTCTACGTCACGCGCCAGTCGGGCACCGAACGTCCGTTTACCGGCCCTTACTGGGACAACAAGCTGGTCGGCAGATACGACTGCATCTGCTGTGACGCGCCGCTGTTCATGTCGGATACGAAATTCGACGCCGGCTGCGGCTGGCCGAGTTTCTTCCAATCCGTTCACGCTGAGGCGATCCGGGAACTTGAAGACAAGTCGCACGGAATGGTGCGGACCGAAATACGGTGCAATCAGTGCGATGCCCATCTGGGCCATGTCTTTCCGGACGGGCCCCATCCGACCGGTCTCAGATACTGCCTGAATGGTCACGCGATGAACTTCGTTCATGGTGGCGGAAGACCGGCAAAGGCGGAAAACAGCGACTGAAGCGGCCTCTGACCGGGACCGGGAAACCGGTCAGAAATCAGCCTTTCACACCAGGGCCGGCGGATCCCGATTATGTGCCGAGCAACGCCGCAACAGTGATGAGGTTGCCGACCAGCGCGATCGTGTAGGCGATCGAGCGCGGACCCGGAATACCGGTCACATAAGCCGGGATGTAAACCAGGCGGCCCCAGAAGAACAATTGCGCGCCAAAGACGGCCATTGCCATGTCGGTTTTCGGAAAGACGAAGGCAAGCACTGCGGGAACGAGAAAAAACGGCAGGTTTTCTTTCATGTTCACCAAGGCCTTGTCGGCACGCAGCCCGAGCCGGCCCTTGTCCGGCAGTTCATCACGGCCACCGGCAAGCTTCAACAAGCCGACCGAAGGCAGGTAGAAAAGCGCGGTTGCATAAATCTGGATGAAATAGAGGGCCAGAACGGCAAGTATCCATGTGATCATCAGGTTGCTCCAGCGTTCGTGTGTTGATTGAACGTCGCCCGGAGCCTAGTTTTTCCGGCAGTATCAGCAATTCCCCCGCAGGGAATAGACACTGTCCATGGACCCGAACATGAACACGCACGGCTCTGCCTTCGGCACTTCCCTGAAATCCATTCGCCGCGAACGTGGAATGAGCCAGTCGGATCTCGCCGGCCGCATCGGCTCGACCCAGCGCCACATTTCCTTTCTTGAAACCGGCCGGGCACAGCCAAGCCGCTACATGATCCAGCGTATTGAACGGGAACTCGGTCTCCCGGTGACACGGGCGCACGTGCTTTACGACACGGCCGGTTTCGCCAGCCCCTACAAGTGCAGGGCCGAGGAATCTGCGGACGTTCAGGAGGCACTCGATCTGATTGAGACCCGGCTCCTGGCAAACTGGCCCTTCCCCGCTTTCGTCCTCGACAAGCGCTGGACCATTCTTCGGCACAACCTGCCCGGCAAGCTGTTTCTGGCCGGCGCGATCGGCGACCAGAACGAACCGCCGAACATGTTCCGTATCTTCCTGTCCCCGGACTTTCGCGAACGCGTTCTGAACTGGACGGAAGCGGCGCCCATTTTCGCCGCCCGTCTTTACAGGGAAGCAGCAGACGACCCGGAGCTTGCCGACTTGCTCGACCAGGCCCATGCAAGCGGTTTGCTTGACGGGCTGGACGAGACGTTCCGGGAGGACGTGCCGGTTTTCGTGCCGGTCGAGATCCTCGGTCCGGACGGAAGCAGGCTGCGCCTGACCTCCATGCTCGGACAGCTCGCCTCGGTTCAGGATGCCGTGGTCGAAGGCATGACGATCGAACTCATGGTTCCGATGGACAGTGCGACGGAAAACTGTCTTCTGTCCGCAGCCAAACCACCGCGAAACCTGGATGCCGCCGAATAGGAGCGTTTCTTGAAAACCCTGTCCCAACTCTCCTGCCTCATCGCTTGCCTCGTCATGCTGGTTCAGCCCGCAGGCGCGTCTGAGGTTCCCGATGACGTCTGGAGCGGTGCGCAAAGGCGCTCCGCAGGAGGTCTGCCGGACGGCAGTTATGCCATCCACCAGGCCGGGACAAAGGATGCGGTTGCCGCCTGGTACGGCACGCCGACGCGCCGCTACAGGCACGCGATCCTGGGCGACGATATCGAGGCCGGCTCGCTGCACGTTGCCATGCGCGACGGACGCATGTTCGACTTACACCTGCCGGAGAGCCAAGTCTTCGAAGACCGGACGCCGAGGATCTCTGATCTGGACGGCGATGGCCGCTTCGAGGTGATCACCATCCGCTCGTTTGCAAATGCCGGTGGCAGCGTCGCCATCTATGGCCTGCGAAACGGCAAGCTTGTCGAACTGGCGGCAACGGACCCGATCGGCAGAACCAACCGGTGGCTCAACATTGCCGGGATCGCGGACTATGCAGGGCGCGGCAAGCCGCAGATCGCCTATGTCGAAACGCCCCATATCGGGGGAACGCTTTACTTCGTGGAATGGCGCGGTGCTGCCCTTGTCCCGATCGCATCCCTCCCCGGTTTTTCCAATCACAGGATCGGCGCGCGCGAGCAGGACCTTTCTGCCGATATCGACTTCGACGCGGACGGGCGTCCCGACATCGCGGTGCCCTCGAATGATCGCCGGACCCTGAGGGTTGTCGGTATTGAGAACGGAAGCGCCAGCGAACTTCATCAGGTGCGGTTTCCCGCCGAGATCAAGTCAAGGAAGACCTCCGCCGGTCGCTGCGTGGAAATGGCATTGCACAACGGTCAGACCGGCCGGGTGTGCCCGTCGCCCTGACCGGCCGCTTTGTCGGCCCTGGACGACAGGATCCGCCCGATATTGACTTCGATCCAGTCCGCGATCTGCCGCACCTGCAAGGCGACTTCCCGGCCGATGGGCGTCAGACTGTAATCCACATGCGGCGGAACGACCGGGTGCGAAAACCGGTTAACGAACCCGTCGGCTTCCAGGGTCTGCAGCGTCTGCGCCAGCATCTTCTCACTGACACCACCCACGGTGCGGCGGAGCTCTGAAAACCTCTGGTCACGCTCCAGCAGCGCTATCAGGACCAGAACACCCCAGCGGCTGGTCAGGTGTTTGAGGATCTCCCGGGACGGGCAGTTCTGGTTGAACAGTTCCCCGCGCCGCATCATTTCGGACAGAGCAACCCCTGACGCACATCCGGACGGCGTTTCGGAGGTCTCTCCCCCGGCATCTGATCGACTGTTTTCGGCCATTTTTCAAAGTTTCTCAAAACTAACCTTTTGGTGCGTACTAACAAAAAGTAAGTGAAAAATCCACATCGGCTGCATCCGACAAATGTCGTCAATCCAAATCGAGGAATTTTGAGATGATTGCAGTCACAGGTGCCAATGGTCAGCTCGGCAGAAGCGTTCTGCGGTTTTTGAAGGATCTTGCCAACGAGCCGGTCCGCGCCCTGGTGCGCACGCCGGAGAAGGCGCAGGACCTTGCCACCGCGCAGGTGAGCGTGGTCCGCTTCGACTACGATGATCCGGCAAGCTTGCCGGAAGCCCTGGAGGGCGTCGACCGGCTTCTGCTCATTTCCGGCTCGGAAGTCGGCCGGCGCGTACCGCAACATGCGGCCGTCATCGAGGCGGCGAAATCCGCAGGTGTGAAATTCATAACCTACACGAGCCTTCTGAACGTTCCCGGGTCACAACTCATTCTGGGCGCAGAACATGTCGAAACGGAAAGGCTGCTTCAAGAGAGCGGCATCGCCCATGTTTCCCTGCGCAACGGCTGGTACCTTGAGAACTTCGCAGGGACGATCGCCGCCGCACTGGAGCACGGAGCCGTTGTCGGATCGAGCGCAAACGGAAAGACATCCATCGCCGGGCGAGACGATTATGCGGAAGCCGCAGCACGCACGATCGCCGGAGACGATCTTTCGACCCGTGCCGTGGAACTTGCAGGTGACGAGGCCATCACGCTTCAGGATCTCGCAAGCGAAATCTCCAGGCAGACCGGCCGCCGGATTCCGTTTCAAAACCTGCCGGAAGAAGACTATGCCGGCATCCTGAGAGGTGCGGGTCTGCCCGACGGGTTCGCCATAGCCATCGCCGACGCAAGCGCCAGGACGGCGGAAGGTGAACTCTACAACAGCTCGGCCGCGCTGCGGGAGATCATTGCGCACCCGACCAGAACCTTGCCGGACTACGTGACGGAGGTCCTCGGCGCTTCGCAATACGGCGCTTGATCACGCGTGACTGCCGGAGGCGCACGGCCTCCGGCATCCATTCAAGATGCTTCTCAATCACTTCAAGGATATTTGTTGGCCCGGGTTCGGCGAACCTGCTAGGCAGAACCGGGAGCATTTCTTGAAAGTTCAATATGTCCAGTCCGGATACAGCCGATCCCTATGTGCAGGATGGCCCATACGCGTGGTTCCGCCTTGCAATATCGATCCTGCTCAGCACCATCGGCGGTGCCGGGATGTGGGTCGTTGTCATCGTGCTGCCGGATGTACAGGCGGATTTCGGCGTTGACCGGGCCGGTGCCTCCCTTCCTTACACGGCGACAATGGCCGGGTTCGCGATCGGCAACTATATTCTCGGACGCTTCGTCGATCGCTATGGAATCGTCCCGCCGGTGATTGCCTCGGCAATTTTTCTGGCTGCCGGGTTTTCGCTTGCGGCAATGAGTCGTGACATCCTGCTGTTCACGCTCGCGCAGGGCGTTTTGATCGGGCTGGGCACGGCGGCAACCTTCGGACCGCTTGTCGCCGATATCTCGCACTGGTTTCTGAAACGCCGGGGGCTCGCGGTTGCCTGTGCCGCCTCCGGCAACTACCTGGCCGGCGTCCTCTGGCCGTCCTTCATTCAATGGAACCTGCAAACTTCGGACTGGCGCGAAACCTATCTGGTCATCGGCATCGTCTGTCTGGTGACGATGGTGCCGCTCGCCCTGATCCTGCGGCGGCAACCGCCGGAGGCGGCCCTGGCGGCCGGCCCGTCCGCACTGGCTTTCGGCAGCCAATCGGCCGGCCTGTCCCCGACGGCCCTGCAGGCGCTTCTGGTCATTGCCGGCCTGAGCTGCTGCGTGGCCATGTCCATGCCCCAGGTGCATATCGTCGCCTATTGCGTCGATCTCGGTTACGGGATCGCCCCCGGTGCCGACATGATCGCCCTGATGACGGGCATGGGCGTCGTCAGCCGTCTGATATCGGGTGTGCTGGCGGACAGGATCGGCGGCATCAGGACGCTCCTGATCGGTTCCGTCCTGCAATGCGCGGCGCTGTTTCTCTATATTCCGTTCAATGGCCTCGCATCACTTTATCTGGTCTCCCTGATCTTCGGGCTGTCACAGGGCGGCATCGTGCCGAGCTATGCCGTGATCGTGCGCGAATATCTTCCTGCGCGTGAGGCCGGCCGCCGTGTCGGTCTGGTGATGATGTCGACAATTCTCGGCATGGCGCTCGGGGGATGGCTGTCCGGACTGATCTACGACCTGACGGGCTCCTATCAGGCCGCATTCATGAACGGCATTGCCTGGAACTTCCTGAACATGGCGATCATGGTGTTCATCCTGTTCCGCGGCAGGCCGCGCGTCGCCGTTTCCTGAGTGATTGCGCCATTTCTGCAAAGCACCTTGGAATGGTCTGCACGCGCATTCGGTTTGATCCCGGCATTCAACCGAATGGAAAGAGCGGTAATGGATCCGGTCACCTTCAGTGCACTGATTGCTCTGCTGACCCATTGCCTGCCGATCAGGTGGTCCGCCTTAGTGTGCGGGCTTGTGACCGCGGTTAGCCTCTACACACTTGTAACCGTACCCGATGTCAGCTTGGAGGCAGGACTTGTGCGTGGCATCGCGGGCATATCCTTACAGATCACGTTGGTCGCAATGGTCGTGCGAATTTGCATCTGGTCTGCTGTTTTCATCTACCGCAACACTCCCCGATAATTTGCCGAGGCGTCAGCGCCGCGGTTCGCGGGCGGGCGCAGACGCGGCAACGTCGACCCTTCCGTGTCGCGAGACCCACGACACCGATCATCCTGGCAAGACAGGTGTGAGGTCTTCGGCTGACGAACGCACCCCGCACAGAATTAATTTGCAATCGTTTCCGAATTTATGCTGTCAAAGAAAAGACAAATGGGCATTGATGCCGACACTCGTGCGCTTATCATGAACGGGAACGTCCAATCGCAAAGATGAATAACAACAACATCGTCGACAGAGCCGCCTTCTTGATAACCCGTCTCGTCCTGCTCGCGCTCCTGATCCTTGCCCCCTCTTCCCTGATGGCATCGGATCAGACCAGATCCATCCTGATGCTCACATGGCGCGGCCTGACACCGGCAGAACACAGTTTCATCGCTCATCTCGAAAAGCTTGGTGTCGATGCGGATATCGAACATTTCGACGCCGGTCGCGATCAAACAAGGCTGGCAGGTTTCCTCAGAGACCGGCTGGACGATATAAAGTCGATGGATCTGATCTATACCTTCGGAACGACCGTGACGATGACCGTTCAGAATTTCCACGTCGACAACGTTCCGCGCGTCTTCAATATTGTCACCGACCCGGTCGGTGTCGGCCTCGCGCCAGCGCTGGACCGGCCACCCAGTGGAATGACCGGCGCAAAGCACTCGTTGTCGCCGGAGGTCAATCTTCAACTGCTCTCCAGCGTTTATCCGGTCAAGACGATCGCCGTCCTCTTCGATCCGAGGGAAAGCAATGCGGTCGCAGAGGCAGACCGGCTTTCAAGCGCCGCGGAACAACGCGGAATTTCCATCAAGCGGCTGCGCTTCGCCCCGGACGCTAAGGAGAAGGACATTCAGATCGCCGCGCTGAAGCCCGAACTCGAAGACGTCGATGCCATATATGTGACATCGTCGTCCTCCTTCGTCGCCCATTCCGAGGCACTCGCGCAGATCATACCTGAGGACCTTGTGAGCATGGGGTCCTCGAGCGCCTATGTCGGAGACGGCATAACGCTCGTTTTCGGCAGCGAGTACGAGGAACGCGGCAGGACGGCCGCCGAAATGGCTGCGAAGATTCTGCTTGAGAATGTTCCCCCGCACAGCCTGCCGATCGACGAGATCAGTGCTGCGGAGGCGACGCTCTACATCAACAGCGGCAACAAGGCGGTATCAAAGCTCAAGCTGGAAAACTCCCGGAATGCGGTCGTTTACAAGTAGGTCCGGAACCCGGTCTCCGGCAGATGCACATGGGTGGCTAGGCCAGGATCCGCACCGGCTCCGCCTGCCTTTCGAAAACGGAAGGCAGAACTTCGACCTGGCTATGCCCCAGTCTTCCATATGCCCGGCCTGTCTCTCCAAAGAGCCAAATGAGACGTTCGCAAAGATTCATGGCATTCAGGAGACGCCCCCGGTCCTCATCCTTGAGGAAGTGGTTTTCCCCCAGATAGGCGACCTTGATCGCACTGATGCCATTGCCCTTTGCCGATGTCAGCCTGCCAAGAACCTCAAGGGTGTCGCAGTTCCGGTCTCGGGCGGCCGAAATCAGCACACACAGGATGGCATCGAGACCCTCGACGGCGGAATCCGCGAACCACAGGTCCGGACGTGTCTTGCGCAGACCGATGACTTCGGCGCCGAGACCGTCCAGCGCATCCCGCATCCCTTGCGTCAGATAGAGAATACGCACCAGCAGATCGACCCGCCCGTGCTCGGACGGCGACAGGGACCGGTCCGATGCGATGTCCTTGAGCGCTTCCTCGATAATCCTGTGAAGGGCAGCAGCCGATTCCAGGTTGGCGTGAAGGTCTTTCAAGCCGCGGTTCGACCGCATGGCTGAAAACGCCTCGGAACACTGTCGCAGGAGCTGGACAATCTCCAGTTCGACCAGCCTTTGAGCGACAGAAGGAGGCTCATGACAGGGCTGAACCAGGTGTTTCGGCTTGGCGCCGCTTTCCGCCCGGGTTTCGGGGCTGACCTTTTGGAGAAGGTCAGCCGTCGGCCCCAGCACCATCAGGAGAATGGGCACGGGCAACGCATTGAACAAGACATAGGCCAGCGCGATCTGCGTGCCCGCGTCGGTGCTCAGATGAGAGACAAGCGCAACAATCAGCGGCCAACCGGTCGCGGCTTCCACGTACATCACCGGCAAAAGGATCAAGGCCGAAATCGCGTTGAAACCGAGTTTGTAGAGGGCAACCTGCCTTTGCACGCCGGACAGGTTGACAGACAGCAGCAGCATCAGCACCGAACTGCCGATATTGGCACCGAACACGAACATGATCCCATCCTGCAATTCGAACAGGCCGGATTGCAGGAAGACGATCATCACCGCTGCGACTGCAATCGATGACTGGGCGAATATGGTCAGAACCATGCCGGCGAGAAACGCCATCAGGGGCGCTCCCGCCGTCACCTCGACAAAGTGCACGAACCAGGTGTGCGTTTCGATCTGCGTGGCGGCATCGCGCATGATCTGGAACCCCAGGAACAGCAGTCCGACGCCGATGGCAGCTCCGGCGACATTCTCCCTGTGCCGAGCACCGAATGCGTAGAGAATTCCGGAAACACCGATAAGAAGCGACACGGCGACACGGATGTCCAGGGTCAGGAACAGAACGATAAGCCCGGCGCCGAGATTGAGGCCGAGAACAACCGGCTGGACCTGCCTGAGTGTCATCATGCCCGCCCGTACCAGGCCGACAAGAAGAAACACGGCAGCCGTCCCGCTTTGCGTCAGGACAATCATCAGCATCCCGACCGACAGCCCCGCTGGTGCCGTCGAGGTCAGTCTGGCAATGCGCCGCTTCAGCTTCTGGTCGGCAAGCTGTTTCAGGTTGACGCACAGAAAATGCATCGCGAAGAAAAACAGACCCAGCCCCGCAAACATCGTCGCGGCTGTCTGCACGTGACTTGCAATCAGCGGACCTCTCCCCGCGCGCTCAACTCATCTGGATGCACGTCGAGAACCGACGCGAAACCGGACACCTCGAACAACTCGCGAACCCGTCCGGACACGCCGAAGACGCCCATCTGCCTGGCATGCCCTTTCAGGGTCATCGCCGACGCCAGAAGAACGCCCAGCCCGGCTCCGGCCAGGTAGGTCACCTTTCCCATGTCAACGAGCAGCTTTGCAGGAGACGTTTCGATCTGGTCCCGCAGGGAGCTTTCGAATTCGTCCACTGTCGCTAGATCAATCCGCCCCGAAGGGCGCATGATGCAAATCGTATTTTCTCTGTAAATCTCAATAATCACGGCAATAAGTCTCCGGAAAATTCTAATAACGAACCAGGAGAGTCGGTGTTTTTATATGAAACGCTGCACGGAGCTCTCAAAACCGGCTTCGACAGCGATCTGTTTTTTTCAAAACTTACGCAAACAAATTTATTCTCAAATATCGCCTGGCCCCGAAATCGTGACACCAAGCTACCTTAAGGTAAGATCTCCTCTTGGAATTGTCACCCCCCTCATTATTGCCAAGGCTCATGCCTTCGGCGACAACATGTGCCTTGCGCGCACACGGGCGCGCAGGCTTTCCCGTTTGCCGTTGCCGCTTCCCCGGTGACCTCGTTCAGCGGCCAACGCTGACATAGCCGCGCGTCTTGCCGGCATTGTCGCTATCGACCGTGTTCATTGCGTCGAACAGGGTTGCAGCTTCGACCCAGACGGGCGGGTACTTGTAACGGGAAACATCAAGGATGAGGAAACGGTCGGTGTCTTCGTCATAAGCGCCGAGCGGCGAGATGTGCCCGCCCTTTTCCTGACCGATCGCCTTGCGCAGGTAGTTGACGAGAACGAACGTGTCATCGTCCCTTAGATGGGCAACGGCAACGGCGCGAAACGTATCGAGATCGGAATCGGATGCGTGGACAACATCCACCTTCAGGTCATGCGCTGCCAGAACGCCCCCAAGTTCATTGAGCGTCATGCCGTATGGCGGACTCACGATCGATTCCGCCGCCTTCACTTTCGCCGCTGCAGGCGTGAAGATGTTTTGCTGATCGAACATGCCGAGACCAAGCGTCATTTTCGAAGCCGGACGCGGGACGTTCAGTGCATTGAGGACCATGGCGATGGTCGCCGGGCCGCAATAGGCCGGATTCACCTGCGTGGTGAAATGGATGCTCAGCGGAAAATAGTCGTTGCTCGCCTCCGATCCCATGAGCAGCGACTGCCCCTCCGGGCTCGTCAGGCCGATCAGGCCGTCCGGCAACGGCATCGTTTCCGCTTGTGCGACCGTGAAACACGCAATCACGGCAGCTGCGCAACTCAGGATCATCCGGGACATGGTATCCTCCTCCGGCCAATAAATTTACCTAGCGTAAATTCATGGTATCAGGCCGCGGGCCGGTCTGTCATGTGAAAGCGCGAACGTCGCCGTGGCATCAATTCTGAAAACAATGTCACTTGCCAACAAATCACAAAAATCCTACCTCCTTGCAAATGAAACAGGTTGCTCTTCCCCCGCGTGCCGAAGCACGCCCCCAAACCCACGAAATCCACGGTATCACCAGGCAGGACAATTACGGTTGGCTGCGTGCGGACAACTGGCAGGAGGTAATGCGCGATCCCTCCGTTCTTGATGCGGACATCCGTGCCTACCTGGAAGCCGAGAATGCCTACCAGGAAGCGGTGATGGAGCCGACTGCCGGCCTTCAGAAGACGCTCTTCGGTGAAATG
This region of uncultured Roseibium sp. genomic DNA includes:
- a CDS encoding diguanylate cyclase, whose amino-acid sequence is MKLGSDAVLVLSLDGAVMFASPATENLFGWPVELLSGHLGDLVHLEMATRDASALHRILSGNGDPFAQLPSAEMQLRSATGSEVWADVATHVLEDTHGTAVAFVIFFRDIARLRKLEHLLEAASQSDALTGLYNRNAFEDTLRREWALALREKTHTSLIRVTLDRFDAFVDYAGTQAADDCLVKVARTLRETARRPADIAARTATSEFSLLLPRTHGMGAETISAYIQVAIEDLAIPNPANAGAGGVVTASVGAVCTVAEQNGISESHEFILSAAENCVFEARQEGGNRVKTLMKTLTR
- the msrB gene encoding peptide-methionine (R)-S-oxide reductase MsrB, translating into MSDDITRTEETAPKVRKTTAEWMNQLTAEQFYVTRQSGTERPFTGPYWDNKLVGRYDCICCDAPLFMSDTKFDAGCGWPSFFQSVHAEAIRELEDKSHGMVRTEIRCNQCDAHLGHVFPDGPHPTGLRYCLNGHAMNFVHGGGRPAKAENSD
- a CDS encoding MAPEG family protein, which translates into the protein MITWILAVLALYFIQIYATALFYLPSVGLLKLAGGRDELPDKGRLGLRADKALVNMKENLPFFLVPAVLAFVFPKTDMAMAVFGAQLFFWGRLVYIPAYVTGIPGPRSIAYTIALVGNLITVAALLGT
- a CDS encoding helix-turn-helix domain-containing protein yields the protein MNTHGSAFGTSLKSIRRERGMSQSDLAGRIGSTQRHISFLETGRAQPSRYMIQRIERELGLPVTRAHVLYDTAGFASPYKCRAEESADVQEALDLIETRLLANWPFPAFVLDKRWTILRHNLPGKLFLAGAIGDQNEPPNMFRIFLSPDFRERVLNWTEAAPIFAARLYREAADDPELADLLDQAHASGLLDGLDETFREDVPVFVPVEILGPDGSRLRLTSMLGQLASVQDAVVEGMTIELMVPMDSATENCLLSAAKPPRNLDAAE
- a CDS encoding helix-turn-helix domain-containing protein, with amino-acid sequence MMRRGELFNQNCPSREILKHLTSRWGVLVLIALLERDQRFSELRRTVGGVSEKMLAQTLQTLEADGFVNRFSHPVVPPHVDYSLTPIGREVALQVRQIADWIEVNIGRILSSRADKAAGQGDGHTRPV
- a CDS encoding SDR family oxidoreductase, producing the protein MIAVTGANGQLGRSVLRFLKDLANEPVRALVRTPEKAQDLATAQVSVVRFDYDDPASLPEALEGVDRLLLISGSEVGRRVPQHAAVIEAAKSAGVKFITYTSLLNVPGSQLILGAEHVETERLLQESGIAHVSLRNGWYLENFAGTIAAALEHGAVVGSSANGKTSIAGRDDYAEAAARTIAGDDLSTRAVELAGDEAITLQDLASEISRQTGRRIPFQNLPEEDYAGILRGAGLPDGFAIAIADASARTAEGELYNSSAALREIIAHPTRTLPDYVTEVLGASQYGA
- a CDS encoding MFS transporter, which gives rise to MSSPDTADPYVQDGPYAWFRLAISILLSTIGGAGMWVVVIVLPDVQADFGVDRAGASLPYTATMAGFAIGNYILGRFVDRYGIVPPVIASAIFLAAGFSLAAMSRDILLFTLAQGVLIGLGTAATFGPLVADISHWFLKRRGLAVACAASGNYLAGVLWPSFIQWNLQTSDWRETYLVIGIVCLVTMVPLALILRRQPPEAALAAGPSALAFGSQSAGLSPTALQALLVIAGLSCCVAMSMPQVHIVAYCVDLGYGIAPGADMIALMTGMGVVSRLISGVLADRIGGIRTLLIGSVLQCAALFLYIPFNGLASLYLVSLIFGLSQGGIVPSYAVIVREYLPAREAGRRVGLVMMSTILGMALGGWLSGLIYDLTGSYQAAFMNGIAWNFLNMAIMVFILFRGRPRVAVS
- a CDS encoding ABC transporter substrate binding protein: MNNNNIVDRAAFLITRLVLLALLILAPSSLMASDQTRSILMLTWRGLTPAEHSFIAHLEKLGVDADIEHFDAGRDQTRLAGFLRDRLDDIKSMDLIYTFGTTVTMTVQNFHVDNVPRVFNIVTDPVGVGLAPALDRPPSGMTGAKHSLSPEVNLQLLSSVYPVKTIAVLFDPRESNAVAEADRLSSAAEQRGISIKRLRFAPDAKEKDIQIAALKPELEDVDAIYVTSSSSFVAHSEALAQIIPEDLVSMGSSSAYVGDGITLVFGSEYEERGRTAAEMAAKILLENVPPHSLPIDEISAAEATLYINSGNKAVSKLKLENSRNAVVYK
- a CDS encoding Na/Pi symporter, which produces MQTAATMFAGLGLFFFAMHFLCVNLKQLADQKLKRRIARLTSTAPAGLSVGMLMIVLTQSGTAAVFLLVGLVRAGMMTLRQVQPVVLGLNLGAGLIVLFLTLDIRVAVSLLIGVSGILYAFGARHRENVAGAAIGVGLLFLGFQIMRDAATQIETHTWFVHFVEVTAGAPLMAFLAGMVLTIFAQSSIAVAAVMIVFLQSGLFELQDGIMFVFGANIGSSVLMLLLSVNLSGVQRQVALYKLGFNAISALILLPVMYVEAATGWPLIVALVSHLSTDAGTQIALAYVLFNALPVPILLMVLGPTADLLQKVSPETRAESGAKPKHLVQPCHEPPSVAQRLVELEIVQLLRQCSEAFSAMRSNRGLKDLHANLESAAALHRIIEEALKDIASDRSLSPSEHGRVDLLVRILYLTQGMRDALDGLGAEVIGLRKTRPDLWFADSAVEGLDAILCVLISAARDRNCDTLEVLGRLTSAKGNGISAIKVAYLGENHFLKDEDRGRLLNAMNLCERLIWLFGETGRAYGRLGHSQVEVLPSVFERQAEPVRILA
- a CDS encoding STAS domain-containing protein, coding for MRPSGRIDLATVDEFESSLRDQIETSPAKLLVDMGKVTYLAGAGLGVLLASAMTLKGHARQMGVFGVSGRVRELFEVSGFASVLDVHPDELSARGEVR
- a CDS encoding phytochelatin synthase family protein; this translates as MSRMILSCAAAVIACFTVAQAETMPLPDGLIGLTSPEGQSLLMGSEASNDYFPLSIHFTTQVNPAYCGPATIAMVLNALNVPRPASKMTLGLGMFDQQNIFTPAAAKVKAAESIVSPPYGMTLNELGGVLAAHDLKVDVVHASDSDLDTFRAVAVAHLRDDDTFVLVNYLRKAIGQEKGGHISPLGAYDEDTDRFLILDVSRYKYPPVWVEAATLFDAMNTVDSDNAGKTRGYVSVGR